In Sphaeramia orbicularis chromosome 7, fSphaOr1.1, whole genome shotgun sequence, one genomic interval encodes:
- the sp5l gene encoding sp5 transcription factor-like, whose translation MAALTIQRTDNFLHTFLQDRTPSSSPEGAPNALSFLATTCSQAWQVGGTMGSDGSQFPYEGTVSSTSGMFQLWSNDMAPTSALSTHQMTFTVPKVQFPGHMQSGLGHHHHPHHHHHELPLTPPAEPPSSYSFDLSPVKVLSSQPQTNSSYYPQHNSVGQNFSSFLQNSSARHHLPGGHMDEGQQWWSLPQTNATPSNHPFSLGRQLVLGHQPQIAALLQGTSKGLLSSTRRCRRCKCPNCQANGGGLEFGKKRLHICHIPECGKVYKKTSHLKAHLRWHAGERPFICNWLFCGKSFTRSDELQRHLRTHTGEKRFGCQQCGKRFMRSDHLSKHVKTHQTRKSRSGQPSQTTDPLLTNIKRE comes from the exons ATGGCTGCGCTGACGATACAAAGGACTGACAACTTTTTGCACACCTTTTTGCAG GACCGGACGCCCAGTTCCTCTCCAGAGGGAGCGCCCAACGCCCTCTCTTTCCTGGCCACCACCTGTAGCCAGGCCTGGCAGGTGGGCGGCACAATGGGCTCCGATGGCTCCCAGTTCCCCTACGAGGGCACTGTCAGCTCCACATCAGGAATGTTTCAACTCTGGAGCAACGACATGGCGCCCACATCAGCCCTCAGCACACACCAGATGACCTTCACCGTGCCAAAGGTGCAGTTCCCGGGACACATGCAGTCTGGCCTGggtcaccatcatcatcctcatcaccaccaccatGAGCTGCCTCTCACACCTCCGGCTGAACCTCCATCGTCCTACTCCTTCGATCTCTCCCCTGTGAAAGTGTTGTCCTCGCAGCCGCAGACCAACAGTTCCTATTATCCCCAGCACAACAGTGTGGGACAAAACTTCTCCAGCTTCCTCCAGAACTCCTCAGCCAGGCATCACCTGCCTGGAGGACACATGGACGAAGGGCAGCAGTGGTGGAGCCTTCCCCAAACCAACGCCACCCCTTCCAACCATCCCTTCTCCCTGGGTCGGCAGCTGGTTTTGGGACACCAGCCGCAGATAGCTGCTCTTCTCCAGGGCACCTCCAAGGGCCTGTTGAGCTCCACACGCCGCTGCCGTCGCTGCAAATGTCCCAACTGTCAAGCTAACGGCGGTGGGTTAGAGTTTGGAAAGAAAAGACTGCATATCTGCCACATACCAGAGTGTGGTAAAGTGTACAAGAAGACCTCGCACCTCAAGGCCCACCTGCGCTGGCATGCCGGGGAGAGGCCCTTCATCTGCAACTGGCTCTTCTGTGGTAAAAGCTTTACACGTTCAGATGAGCTACAGAGGCACCTCCGCACACACACCGGGGAGAAGCGCTTCGGGTGTCAACAGTGCGGAAAGAGGTTCATGAGAAGTGACCACCTCTCCAAACATGTGAAGACCCACCAGACTAGGAAGAGCCGATCAGGGCAGCCTTCACAGACCACGGACCCTCTGCTTACCAACATCAAGAGAGAGTGA